The genomic segment CAGGCGGAAGTCCCGCAGGAAGTTCTGAGCGTAGCTGACGTACGGCACCAGCGAGAGCGTGCCGGTGTTTTGGTACGTGGACTTCGACCCGACCGGGATCTGGAACTGCAACCCGCCGGCCGCGATCGTACCGGCGTCCACGTCGCGATAGAACGTGTACTTCGGGCTCAACCAGATTTCCGCGAACCCGGTCTGGTTGTGGAACGGCGACGGGTCGTTTTTACCGTTGATGGTGTCGCCGCCGAACTTGTTGAGGACCAGCGACCAGCGGTCCGTGAACGCGAGCCGCGCCTGGGTGCCGAAGAACGTCGTGTGCCCGCCGCCGAAGTCCGGCTGCTTGGAGGGCACGCCCTGGTAGATGAAGATCGGCCGCACTTCGGTGAGCGAGCGCGGGTCTTCGAACAGGAACGGGTTGCTGACCGGCGAGATGAAGCTGTCGAGGCAGTGATCGCTTTTGAACCAGTCGCCGCGTGCGCCGAACGCCTTGTCGAACTGCTCCCCCACGTCGAACTTCCGGGCCGCGAGCGGGTCGTCGGTGCCACTCGCGCTCTTGCCCGCGGCCCTCCCGTCCCGGTCCTTCAGGTCCGACCGCTTGAACAGGAACTCGTTAACCGGATCGGCCGCGGGCGGCTGGTACGCGGTCTTCGCGCGGGTGCCGTCCACCCTGGCGGCCGGGACCGGAGCGACGGGGGCCGGGGGATCGACCCCGTCGGAACCCGCGGCGCTCGGTGCGCCGAACGCGGCCGCCCGCTGCAACGGGGTTCCGGCCGGCGGCGCGGTGAACCCGGCCGGTGCCACCGCCCGTGGGGCGACGTCTTCGACACTGACCGGTGAACCGAGCACCGGTGGCGGGCGATCAAGATTTCTCGTGGGGGTGACCGGGGTGGACCCGAGTGGGGGCGGGGGCGGCCCGCCGACCGGGGCGCTCGGCGCAAGGGGCTGCGCCGCAGCCGGGTTGAGAACCCCGGCCGTCAGCAGTGCCACCGCCGCTACCCACGCCGCACGCGGCATGTTACCGACCTCCCTGCCCGGAGAGTGCCAAACGCAAAGTGTCAAAAGCGTCGCGGCGGGCCATCCGAACCGGGTCGATCCCCGGCCGGATTGGCGTCCCCGGTTTCACATTTTGCTTTGCATTTCCCACTTTCCTCGGATCTGCCCGGCATCCTGCCGGGTATCCCTCGGAATCGGCAGTTACGGGTAGTCGGGTTGAATGCCTTCACCGGGAAATCACGCCCGGGGCGGCAGAATCGGCAATATAACCGGGTGAGGGACTCAAGATGGTGGCGAACCCCGTCCGCACATAGGGGGTTCGTTCGATTTCGGAGGATGCTCATGAACCGGCGCAGACTCGTCGTACTCGTCGCGGTGCTGGTGGCGGGCGGCCTGCTGGGCGGCTTCGCGGCGGGGTGGTGGTCGGGCGGGCACGAGACGATCGCGGAAGCCGCGGCGGCGCGGCTCCCGGACGACGTGCCGGCGTTCTACCGGAACGGCGGGAAACACCTCGCGCACTTCGCGGTCGATCCCGACCGCTGGAAGAATCGGGACTTGAACTTCCTGCGCCGCGAGGAGGAGGGCAACCACTACCTCGACGCCGAAGACCTCGACGGTAAGGAACTGCCGGCCACGCACCGGTACGACGCGATGAAGATGATCTACATCGACCTGAAGAAGGAGCCGAACAAGGTCGGGATGCTGCCCTACGCGATCATGGAGTATTACGAGAAGCTCGTCGTCGGCTTTGCGGACTATCGCAAGGGCCCGACGAACACCTCGATCCCGATGAAGTGTCTGGTCCACGGCGGCACGCTGGCCCACTACACCGGCGACGCCGCGATGCCGCTACACACCACCCGGGACTTCGACGGCCGCAACCAGCCGGACGGCACCGTGAAGCAGAAGGGCATTCACGCGAAGATCGACGCCTTCCCCGAGAAGAACAAGCTCACGCCGGAGGAAGTGTGCCGCGGCCTGGAGGCCCGGAAGATCGACGACGTGTGGGCGCACATCAACAAGTTCCTCGCGGAATCACACACGCACATTCCGAAGTGCTACGAGTTCGACGCGGCGGGCGCGTTCGAGAAGCCGACGGAGGAGAGCCGGGCGTTCATCCTGGCCCGCGTCCGCGCCGGGACTCAGCTCACGCTCGACCTGTGGTACACCGCCTGGGTGCGGAGCGAAAAGTTGAAGACCGGTTTTCAGTGAGCCGCGAGGCGATCCCGACGTAATCGTAT from the Frigoriglobus tundricola genome contains:
- a CDS encoding phospholipase C/P1 nuclease family protein, with product MNRRRLVVLVAVLVAGGLLGGFAAGWWSGGHETIAEAAAARLPDDVPAFYRNGGKHLAHFAVDPDRWKNRDLNFLRREEEGNHYLDAEDLDGKELPATHRYDAMKMIYIDLKKEPNKVGMLPYAIMEYYEKLVVGFADYRKGPTNTSIPMKCLVHGGTLAHYTGDAAMPLHTTRDFDGRNQPDGTVKQKGIHAKIDAFPEKNKLTPEEVCRGLEARKIDDVWAHINKFLAESHTHIPKCYEFDAAGAFEKPTEESRAFILARVRAGTQLTLDLWYTAWVRSEKLKTGFQ